Proteins from one Enoplosus armatus isolate fEnoArm2 chromosome 4, fEnoArm2.hap1, whole genome shotgun sequence genomic window:
- the smarcb1a gene encoding SWI/SNF-related matrix-associated actin-dependent regulator of chromatin subfamily B member 1-A — translation MALSKTFGQKPVKFQLEEDGDFYMIGSEVGNYLRMFRGSLYKRYPSLWRKLASVEERKKIVESSHDHGYTQLATSVTLLKASEVEEILEGNDEKYKAVSISTEPPAYLREQKAKRNSQWVPTLPNSSHHLDAVPCSTTINRSRLGRDKKRTFPLCFDDHDPAVIHENATQSEVLVPIRLDMEIEGQKLRDAFTWNMNEKLMTPEMFAEILCDDLDLNPLAFVPAIASAIRQQIESYPTDSILEDQADQRVIIKLNIHVGNISLVDQFEWDMSERENSPEKFALKLCSELGLGGEFVTTIAYSIRGQLSWHQRTYAFSENPLPTVEIAIRNTGDADQWCPLLETLTDAEMEKKIRDQDRNTRRMRRLANTAPAW, via the exons ATGGCGCTTAGCAAGACGTTTGGACAAAAACCGGTCAAATTTCAGCTCGAGGAGGATGGAGACTTTTACATGATCGGATCGGAG gtgggAAACTACCTCCGTATGTTTAGAGGCTCCCTGTATAAAAGATACCCGTCATTATGGAGAAAACTGGCATCAGTAGAAGAACGCAAGAAAATAGTGGAGTCGTCACACG ATCACGGCTACACTCAGCTGGCCACCAGTGTGACGCTGCTGAAGGCTTCGGAGGTCGAGGAGATCCTCGAAGGAAACGATGAGAAGTATAAAGCTGTCTCCATCAGCACCGAGCCCCCCGCCTACCTCAG GGAACAGAAGGCCAAGAGGAACAGTCAGTGGGTTCCCACGCTGCCCAACAGCTCTCACCACCTGGATGCGGTGCCCTGCTCCACCACCATCAACCGCAGCCGACTGGGCCGAGACAAGAAGAGGACCTTCCCACTGTG CTTTGACGACCACGATCCAGCCGTTATCCATGAGAACGCCACTCAGTCTGAAGTTCTGGTTCCAATCCGTCTGGACATGGAGATCGAGGGGCAGAAGCTCAGAGACGCTTTCACCTGGAATATGAACG AGAAGCTGATGACGCCTGAGATGTTTGCTGAGATCCTTTGCGACGACCTGGACCTCAACCCGCTGGCCTTCGTCCCCGCCATCGCCTCCGCCATCCGACAGCAGATCGAGTCTTATCCGACAGACAGCATCCTGGAGGACCAGGCGGACCAGAGGGTCATCATCAAG TTGAACATCCATGTTGGGAACATCTCTCTGGTGGACCAGTTTGAGTGGGACATGTCTGAGAGGGAGAACTCTCCGGAGAAGTTTGCCCTGAAGCTCTGCTCTGAGCTCGGCCTGGGCGGCGAGTTTGTCACCACCATCGCCTACAGCATCCGCGGTCAGCTGAGCTGGCACCAGAGGACGTACGCCTTCAG CGAGAACCCTCTGCCCACGGTGGAGATAGCCATTAGAAACACAGGTGATGCTGACCAGTGGTGCCCCCTGCTGGAGACCCTGACAGAcgcagagatggagaagaagatcAGAGATCAGGACAGAAACACGAG GCGAATGCGGCGGCTGGCGAACACGGCGCCTGCGTGGTAG